In Aegilops tauschii subsp. strangulata cultivar AL8/78 chromosome 3, Aet v6.0, whole genome shotgun sequence, one genomic interval encodes:
- the LOC109760563 gene encoding MAPK kinase substrate protein At1g80180, with protein sequence MAGLQRSSETFRRSGSSGMVWEDKQQLSASGKEAAAPARMQRSGSSGGHGGYRAGHVQPALDPPSPRVAACGFCSLFGKQAPQPQHRAGGGSAKGKRR encoded by the coding sequence ATGGCGGGGCTGCAGCGGTCGAGCGAGACGTTCCGGCGGTCGGGGTCGTCAGGGATGGTGTGGGAGGACAAGCAGCAGCTGTCGGCGTCGGGCAAGGAGGCGGCGGCCCCGGCGCGGATGCAGCGGAGCGGCTCCAGCGGGGGGCACGGCGGGTACAGGGCGGGGCACGTCCAGCCGGCGCTCGACCCACCCTCCCCGCGCGTCGCCGCCTGCGGCTTCTGCAGCCTCTTCGGCAAGCAGGCGCCCCAGCCGCAGCACCGCGCGGGCGGCGGCAGCGCCAAGGGGAAGCGCCGGTGA